The Metabacillus schmidteae genome has a segment encoding these proteins:
- a CDS encoding ADP-ribosylglycohydrolase family protein: MTSNVSLKDKFLGCIAGAHIGSAMGAAVEGWSYQKIEETYGTVDRPLSYEHYNNGWKREPGTTEDGIERQKLMITAIIEKQDRVNAEDVKNIWVRDIKPISIGMVSEPFEATLLAMAKSGIPARDLGKYCDYAGLNSFARSCHPIGLINAGDVKGAIEDVLEVGQLYQTSNSRGLKWASVTAVSIAAATKPNATVDSVIGAIYDNCDQDLVVKEIDRELKHTANCTDFRELRVAFDDVYSGKGTPYAFASANEVVTKGICIFRMVKGNLKEAMISGVNFGRDIDCITAVASGISGSLTGISSLPDEWIKQTDHATSVNIYTNSQRTIKETADGLFDAYQARLSKMQNFVKEMAVFN, from the coding sequence ATGACTTCAAACGTATCATTAAAAGACAAATTTTTAGGCTGTATTGCAGGTGCACATATTGGATCAGCTATGGGAGCTGCTGTTGAAGGGTGGTCATATCAAAAAATAGAAGAAACATACGGAACTGTCGACCGTCCATTATCTTATGAACACTATAACAATGGTTGGAAAAGAGAGCCAGGTACGACTGAGGATGGTATTGAAAGACAAAAATTAATGATAACAGCGATTATTGAAAAACAAGACCGAGTAAATGCAGAAGATGTAAAAAATATCTGGGTTAGAGATATAAAACCAATATCAATTGGGATGGTATCAGAGCCATTCGAAGCAACTCTGCTAGCAATGGCTAAAAGTGGAATCCCTGCAAGAGATTTAGGAAAATATTGTGATTACGCAGGATTAAACAGTTTCGCTCGTTCCTGTCATCCAATAGGTTTAATCAATGCCGGAGATGTAAAAGGAGCTATTGAGGATGTATTAGAAGTTGGTCAACTCTATCAGACTTCAAATAGCCGTGGACTCAAATGGGCATCAGTTACAGCTGTATCAATTGCTGCAGCGACAAAACCTAATGCAACTGTTGATAGCGTCATTGGTGCTATATATGATAATTGTGATCAAGATCTTGTTGTTAAAGAAATCGATAGAGAATTAAAACATACCGCAAATTGTACAGATTTTAGAGAATTACGTGTTGCTTTTGATGATGTCTATAGTGGAAAAGGAACCCCATATGCTTTTGCTTCTGCAAATGAAGTTGTAACAAAAGGGATCTGTATCTTTAGAATGGTAAAAGGAAATTTAAAGGAAGCTATGATATCTGGTGTTAATTTTGGTAGAGATATTGATTGCATCACTGCAGTTGCTTCAGGTATTTCCGGCTCGTTGACAGGAATTTCCTCTTTACCGGATGAATGGATTAAGCAAACAGACCATGCAACTAGTGTAAACATCTATACAAACTCGCAAAGAACAATTAAAGAAACAGCAGATGGATTATTTGATGCCTATCAGGCAAGACTTTCTAAAATGCAAAATTTCGTAAAAGAAATGGCAGTTTTTAACTAA
- a CDS encoding carbohydrate ABC transporter permease: MVKRIAIPILLFIAAVGFALPFIWMVSTSLKAADQLFVHPPVWIPNPINWENYVKAVTEIAFFTQFKNSLIIATISTIGVIISCPLVGYTFARLKWRGRDTLFLITLAVMMIPFPVTMVPLFIVWSKIGLVGTFFPMIIPAFFGVPFYIFLMRQFFKQLPRDLEDAARIDGCSEFGIYLRIMLPLCQPAVLTIALFQFMASWNDFLGPLIYLNDETKYTLQLGLQQFRTAQDTAWGPLMAASVLVALPIIFLYFIVQKKFIQGITFGGVKG, from the coding sequence TTGGTAAAAAGAATAGCTATTCCCATTCTTTTGTTTATAGCAGCAGTAGGTTTTGCTCTTCCATTTATCTGGATGGTATCCACATCATTAAAAGCAGCAGATCAACTCTTCGTACACCCGCCGGTTTGGATACCTAACCCAATAAATTGGGAGAACTATGTGAAAGCTGTAACAGAGATAGCATTTTTTACTCAATTTAAGAATTCACTTATCATAGCTACGATTTCTACTATTGGTGTCATCATATCTTGTCCATTAGTTGGATATACCTTTGCAAGATTAAAATGGAGGGGAAGAGACACTTTATTTCTTATCACCTTGGCTGTAATGATGATTCCTTTTCCAGTAACAATGGTTCCTCTATTTATTGTATGGTCAAAGATTGGTCTTGTTGGAACATTTTTTCCTATGATTATTCCAGCGTTCTTCGGTGTTCCATTCTATATTTTTCTTATGAGGCAGTTTTTTAAGCAATTACCTAGGGATTTAGAAGATGCAGCCAGAATAGACGGTTGTTCGGAATTTGGCATCTATTTACGTATCATGTTACCACTATGTCAACCTGCAGTTTTAACGATTGCATTATTTCAATTTATGGCATCATGGAATGACTTTTTAGGCCCACTTATTTACTTAAATGATGAAACAAAGTATACCTTGCAACTAGGTTTACAACAATTTAGAACCGCACAAGATACTGCTTGGGGACCATTGATGGCTGCTTCAGTATTGGTTGCTTTACCAATCATATTTCTTTATTTTATTGTTCAAAAAAAATTTATACAGGGAATCACCTTTGGCGGTGTCAAAGGTTAA
- a CDS encoding carbohydrate ABC transporter permease yields MSNLTEVTNSDVKEKDKKKAVSMEARIQRAGILFALPWIIGLLAFFAYPLFSSMYYSLTNYNVISPSQWIGFENYVTLFNDNLFWKGLKNTLIYAFMQVPLAIMFGVTLAMLLNIPLFGQGVLRTVFFLPSLLPVIATTILWQWLLNPQFGLVNAFLEKIGITGPGWLGDTTWSKPSLVIMTLWVLGNSILIYLAGLQDISKDYYEAADIDGANWFQKTFHITLPLLTPVIFFNMIMGVIHALQEFTLPYALTYGTGNPAESLLFYSMYLYNNAFLYMKMGYASAMAWILFIVVMAITVVLLKSSGKWVFYQGKD; encoded by the coding sequence TTGTCTAATCTTACAGAGGTTACAAATAGTGATGTTAAAGAGAAAGATAAGAAGAAAGCGGTAAGTATGGAAGCGAGAATACAGCGTGCAGGTATTTTATTTGCCCTTCCATGGATTATTGGTTTATTAGCATTTTTTGCATACCCTCTATTTAGCTCTATGTATTATAGTCTTACTAATTATAATGTCATTAGTCCATCCCAGTGGATTGGATTCGAAAATTACGTCACACTTTTTAACGATAATTTGTTTTGGAAAGGTCTCAAAAATACACTCATATATGCATTCATGCAAGTTCCGTTAGCGATAATGTTTGGAGTCACGCTTGCGATGTTACTTAATATCCCGTTATTTGGTCAGGGAGTTCTACGGACAGTATTCTTTCTCCCGTCCTTATTACCTGTAATAGCAACTACAATATTGTGGCAATGGTTGTTAAATCCACAGTTTGGTTTGGTTAATGCGTTCCTTGAAAAAATTGGTATAACAGGTCCTGGGTGGTTAGGTGATACAACCTGGTCTAAACCATCTTTGGTGATTATGACACTTTGGGTATTAGGTAATTCTATTTTAATCTATTTAGCTGGACTTCAAGATATCTCCAAAGATTATTATGAAGCTGCAGATATTGATGGAGCTAATTGGTTTCAAAAAACATTTCACATTACACTTCCGCTATTAACTCCAGTAATATTTTTTAATATGATCATGGGAGTTATTCATGCTCTGCAAGAGTTCACATTACCTTATGCACTAACCTATGGAACAGGTAATCCAGCAGAATCTCTTTTATTTTATAGTATGTATCTCTATAATAATGCATTTTTGTACATGAAGATGGGCTACGCGTCAGCAATGGCTTGGATTTTATTTATTGTTGTAATGGCTATTACAGTGGTCCTATTAAAATCATCTGGTAAATGGGTATTTTACCAAGGAAAGGACTGA
- a CDS encoding ABC transporter substrate-binding protein: protein MNKRSRRIFLLLIVSVIFLFSVIGCSNSQPNGEKDSTNKNNSNSKEKVEITFWHNWETGPSGESIEKSVQKFNETHPNIVVKPVYVAPDGGDSVSSKLVTAVAGGNPPDVMLASRYGIAEYKEALEPIGELAAKDGITEDTFYNWAWGEASYEGELLALPYDGTARALFYNKEHFREAGLDPENPPTTIEELEIAAEKLTKKENGKYTRFGFIPWFGEGWLYSWGWAFGGEFVNSDNEVTANDPKIVDALKWETDFAERFGIKDVTSFVSSAGTNATNPFFTGQLSMMVTGNWMLSQIDEYAPDLDYGVTYIPTPSGEDFNTFVGGRVLLIPKGVKNLDASWEFVKWMCATEEGQSFKEITGEFAAMPEVNEKMYADDPRQDIFLEVLPNGKHRPVVLAGNMMWDELAKAPDLVMNKQGTPKEILDSITEKINKEIENKKAQLE from the coding sequence ATGAACAAGAGGTCTAGACGTATATTCCTATTGTTGATCGTTTCGGTAATTTTCTTATTTAGTGTTATTGGGTGTTCGAACAGTCAACCTAATGGAGAGAAAGACAGTACTAATAAAAATAATTCAAATAGTAAAGAAAAAGTTGAAATTACCTTTTGGCACAACTGGGAAACTGGACCATCTGGAGAATCAATTGAAAAATCTGTACAAAAATTTAATGAAACACATCCAAATATTGTTGTTAAACCCGTCTATGTAGCTCCTGATGGCGGCGACTCTGTTAGTTCAAAACTAGTTACTGCAGTTGCAGGGGGAAATCCACCAGACGTTATGCTTGCCAGTAGATATGGGATTGCTGAATATAAAGAAGCTTTAGAGCCAATTGGAGAGTTAGCAGCAAAGGATGGTATAACAGAAGATACTTTTTATAACTGGGCATGGGGAGAAGCATCTTATGAAGGAGAACTGCTAGCACTTCCATATGATGGTACGGCCAGAGCACTCTTTTATAATAAGGAACATTTTAGGGAGGCTGGATTAGATCCAGAGAATCCACCAACTACTATAGAAGAATTAGAGATTGCTGCTGAAAAATTAACAAAAAAGGAAAACGGGAAATATACTAGATTTGGTTTTATCCCTTGGTTCGGAGAAGGATGGTTATATTCATGGGGATGGGCATTTGGTGGTGAGTTTGTAAATAGTGATAATGAAGTTACAGCAAACGATCCTAAAATTGTAGATGCTCTTAAATGGGAAACAGACTTTGCTGAAAGATTTGGAATAAAAGACGTAACTAGTTTTGTTAGCTCTGCTGGTACGAACGCAACGAATCCATTTTTTACAGGTCAGCTATCCATGATGGTAACTGGAAATTGGATGCTCAGTCAAATTGATGAATATGCTCCAGATTTAGATTATGGTGTCACATATATTCCTACACCTAGTGGAGAAGACTTTAATACTTTTGTGGGAGGTAGAGTGTTACTAATACCTAAGGGAGTGAAGAATTTAGATGCATCTTGGGAATTTGTTAAGTGGATGTGTGCTACTGAAGAAGGGCAAAGTTTTAAAGAGATTACTGGTGAATTTGCAGCAATGCCAGAGGTTAATGAAAAGATGTATGCAGATGATCCAAGACAGGATATCTTCCTTGAGGTATTACCAAATGGTAAACATAGACCGGTCGTCCTGGCAGGAAATATGATGTGGGATGAGTTGGCAAAGGCACCTGATTTAGTAATGAATAAGCAAGGTACACCTAAAGAAATACTAGATTCAATAACAGAAAAAATTAATAAAGAAATAGAAAATAAGAAAGCTCAATTAGAATAA
- the rpiB gene encoding ribose 5-phosphate isomerase B, which yields MIIALGCDHAGFPLKAEVMNYLKSQGITVLDYGCHSIEEVDFPDITRSVCQSIKNGEADRGIMVCGTGVGACIAANKFVGIRAAVCHDIHSAHQSVEHDDVNVMCIGAKIVGPWLAKDLIHAFVNAGFSTEEHFRRRVGKLHQLELEIARELQNKL from the coding sequence ATGATTATAGCATTAGGATGCGACCATGCAGGTTTTCCATTAAAGGCTGAAGTCATGAATTATTTAAAATCACAAGGAATTACTGTTCTAGATTATGGATGTCATTCTATAGAAGAAGTGGATTTTCCCGATATTACAAGATCCGTTTGTCAGTCAATCAAAAATGGTGAAGCAGATAGAGGGATAATGGTTTGCGGCACAGGAGTGGGTGCCTGCATTGCAGCAAATAAGTTTGTCGGAATAAGAGCTGCAGTATGCCATGATATACATTCTGCTCACCAAAGTGTTGAACATGATGATGTTAATGTCATGTGTATTGGAGCTAAAATTGTAGGTCCTTGGCTAGCAAAAGATTTAATTCATGCTTTTGTTAATGCAGGATTTAGTACAGAGGAGCATTTCAGAAGGAGAGTTGGTAAGTTACATCAGTTAGAATTAGAGATTGCTAGAGAGTTACAAAATAAACTTTAA
- a CDS encoding LacI family DNA-binding transcriptional regulator: MATMKDVAKLSGISISTVSRVINNTGYVNEETKEKVIAAIEKLNYSPNQAARSLVRGDTQTIGLIIPDISNPFFPEIARAVEDTVQGEKYSIIVCNSDNDILKVSNHFKTLKQKSVDGIIIAGEIKSNHIQEFTEQNLPLVMIDVNTDSLPVNSVRTDNHFGGKIATKHLIEQGFSRIAHIRGPLDSSTAEDRYKGYLCILKEYGIIYDPTLVQIGDFHEESGYNAMLRLLAHSNPPDAVFVANDLMALGVLEAISEKNAQIGIVGYDDIPFIKYVNPKLTTVKQPIYDIGIRAAQILLETINNRSEKIDYVKELMKPDLKIRQTSLKMR, encoded by the coding sequence ATGGCTACCATGAAAGATGTAGCAAAACTATCCGGCATTTCAATCTCAACCGTTTCAAGAGTGATTAATAATACTGGTTATGTAAATGAAGAAACAAAAGAAAAAGTAATAGCAGCTATAGAGAAGCTTAATTATTCTCCTAATCAGGCAGCAAGGAGTCTGGTGCGTGGTGACACCCAAACTATCGGACTTATCATACCTGATATCTCTAACCCTTTCTTCCCCGAAATAGCACGTGCTGTCGAAGATACAGTACAAGGGGAAAAATACTCTATCATTGTTTGCAATTCAGATAACGACATTTTAAAAGTAAGTAATCATTTTAAGACCTTAAAGCAAAAATCTGTAGATGGTATTATCATTGCAGGTGAAATAAAGAGTAATCATATACAGGAATTTACTGAACAAAATCTTCCACTCGTTATGATTGATGTAAATACTGATTCTTTACCGGTTAATTCGGTCCGCACTGATAATCATTTTGGTGGAAAAATTGCTACGAAACATTTAATTGAACAAGGTTTCTCAAGGATAGCACATATTCGAGGACCTTTAGATAGCTCTACTGCAGAGGACAGATATAAAGGCTATCTATGTATACTTAAGGAATATGGAATTATATACGATCCTACATTGGTTCAAATTGGTGATTTTCATGAAGAAAGTGGTTATAACGCAATGCTGCGTTTACTTGCTCACTCTAATCCGCCAGATGCTGTTTTCGTCGCAAATGACCTAATGGCCCTGGGTGTATTAGAGGCAATATCAGAAAAAAATGCACAAATAGGTATTGTTGGTTACGATGACATTCCATTTATAAAGTATGTAAATCCAAAACTTACAACTGTTAAGCAACCAATATATGATATAGGCATAAGAGCAGCACAAATTCTCCTTGAGACTATAAATAATCGTTCTGAAAAAATTGACTATGTTAAGGAACTTATGAAGCCTGATTTAAAAATTAGACAAACCAGTTTGAAAATGAGGTGA
- the rbsK gene encoding ribokinase, which yields MNDVNIVVVGSINMDLVIFTNRFPNKGETIIGEEFHRIPGGKGANQAVAAKRLGANVDIIGCIGDDIYGKEVIGILDNEDIGTECISIIPNKNTGIALITVNKHGENKIILSQGANSNLSPTQIRNSEHLIKKANVLLLQLEIPIESIVESVKIAKRHNIPVILNPAPAIKLEPALLEQIDYLIPNETESKQLVGKDFGDTEEIIDTLKEIGVSHTIVTLGEKGVVFNDQTGKIIHIDAHKVKAIDTTGAGDAFNAAFGVSIAEGKTITESIHFAQTVAAYSVTKSGAQPSFPNRSEVTGKRNN from the coding sequence ATGAATGACGTAAACATAGTAGTTGTTGGAAGCATCAACATGGATCTCGTCATTTTTACTAATAGGTTTCCAAATAAAGGTGAGACAATTATAGGAGAAGAGTTTCATAGAATTCCTGGAGGAAAAGGTGCTAACCAAGCTGTTGCAGCAAAAAGACTTGGGGCAAATGTTGATATTATTGGCTGTATCGGTGATGATATATACGGTAAAGAAGTTATAGGTATTTTGGATAATGAAGATATTGGGACTGAGTGTATAAGTATAATACCAAATAAAAACACCGGTATTGCACTCATCACTGTAAACAAACACGGTGAAAATAAGATTATATTATCTCAGGGTGCTAACAGCAACCTTTCTCCAACACAAATTCGTAACTCCGAACACCTAATTAAAAAAGCTAATGTCTTACTCCTTCAATTAGAAATCCCAATTGAATCTATAGTTGAATCTGTAAAAATAGCAAAGAGGCATAACATACCTGTTATTTTAAACCCAGCACCAGCAATAAAACTTGAACCTGCATTATTGGAACAAATAGATTATTTAATACCAAATGAGACGGAAAGCAAACAATTAGTAGGAAAAGATTTTGGAGATACAGAGGAAATAATTGACACATTAAAAGAAATAGGTGTTTCACATACCATTGTAACATTAGGAGAAAAAGGAGTAGTTTTTAACGACCAAACAGGAAAAATTATTCACATTGATGCACATAAAGTAAAGGCTATAGATACAACTGGTGCAGGTGATGCATTTAATGCAGCATTTGGAGTCTCTATTGCTGAAGGAAAAACCATTACTGAATCCATTCACTTTGCACAAACAGTAGCTGCTTATTCCGTGACGAAGAGTGGTGCTCAGCCTTCATTTCCAAATAGAAGTGAGGTAACTGGTAAAAGGAATAACTAA
- a CDS encoding ABC transporter permease, whose protein sequence is MLSKLMYTEWLKLKKSKVLQILFISPILSMIAAYFPFFDDPGNEWMNSFLSMIMVQAILFLPLLAGIFAAAVCRYEHEEGGWKQLLALPVNRLQVYSAKLIMICTFVALTQILLLIGLLLVGLVHGYSDPFPWHEVLLRLFMGWLGCLPIITLQLWVSTAWSSFAAPVALNVILTLPNILIANSATYGPWYPWAQPFLGMVMDQESGFTFSVDTLVFVIIGGFLIFTIGGMAYFHQKAV, encoded by the coding sequence ATGCTTAGTAAGCTTATGTACACAGAATGGTTAAAGCTCAAAAAGTCTAAGGTTTTACAAATTTTATTTATTAGTCCGATTCTATCCATGATTGCGGCTTATTTTCCCTTCTTTGATGATCCAGGTAATGAGTGGATGAATTCGTTTTTATCAATGATCATGGTTCAGGCGATTCTTTTTCTGCCATTACTTGCAGGTATATTTGCTGCAGCTGTTTGCAGATATGAACATGAAGAAGGGGGATGGAAGCAGTTATTAGCTTTACCTGTTAATCGGCTTCAGGTGTATAGTGCAAAGCTTATCATGATTTGTACGTTTGTTGCATTAACTCAAATTCTATTATTAATCGGATTGTTACTCGTAGGATTGGTTCATGGCTATAGTGATCCATTTCCATGGCATGAAGTGTTATTGCGTTTATTTATGGGATGGTTAGGATGTTTACCAATTATTACTCTTCAATTATGGGTATCTACCGCTTGGTCAAGCTTTGCAGCTCCTGTTGCACTAAATGTCATCTTAACTCTACCAAACATTCTCATAGCGAATTCAGCGACATACGGACCATGGTATCCTTGGGCACAGCCGTTTTTAGGGATGGTGATGGACCAGGAATCAGGATTTACGTTTTCAGTAGATACATTAGTTTTTGTTATTATCGGTGGGTTTTTAATCTTTACGATAGGAGGCATGGCTTATTTTCATCAGAAAGCTGTTTAG
- a CDS encoding ABC transporter permease, with translation MILRLLRIDFKKISIGMWILVFLGPIGIFALTTVNYLVRYDWLIRQTDDYWLQLLRQINLFLAPALLLGTTLLASLFANVEHKTNAWKQLLAMPISRMKVYGSKFMTISYMLFISSLLMFIGTMIFGSFFSWEQSMPLKEIAINSFYPYFAALPILAIQLWYSVASLNQGTPLTIGIIGSVVSMYTYGGPEWLIWKWPLLQNKWEIPEISVLLGVVVGGIIFIVSLIHFERKDVK, from the coding sequence ATGATCCTTCGGTTATTACGTATTGATTTTAAGAAAATATCAATTGGCATGTGGATTCTTGTATTCTTAGGTCCCATTGGGATATTTGCTTTAACCACAGTCAATTATTTAGTTCGCTATGACTGGCTTATCCGTCAAACAGATGATTATTGGCTCCAGCTTCTACGGCAAATTAATCTTTTTCTCGCACCGGCTTTGCTATTAGGAACAACGTTGCTTGCATCCCTTTTTGCCAATGTTGAACATAAAACAAATGCATGGAAACAATTGCTAGCAATGCCGATCAGCAGAATGAAGGTGTATGGTTCAAAATTTATGACAATCAGCTATATGTTATTTATCTCTTCATTGCTTATGTTTATTGGGACAATGATTTTCGGCAGCTTTTTTAGTTGGGAGCAGAGCATGCCTTTAAAGGAGATTGCAATCAATAGTTTTTATCCTTATTTTGCAGCCTTGCCGATTTTAGCCATCCAGCTATGGTATTCTGTTGCATCATTGAACCAAGGTACACCTTTAACCATTGGAATCATTGGTTCAGTAGTGTCGATGTATACTTACGGTGGTCCTGAATGGCTAATTTGGAAATGGCCTTTGCTTCAAAATAAGTGGGAAATTCCGGAAATCAGTGTATTACTAGGAGTCGTAGTTGGTGGGATTATTTTTATCGTTAGTCTCATCCATTTTGAAAGAAAGGATGTGAAGTAA
- a CDS encoding ABC transporter ATP-binding protein — MNQYVVETNQLTKTFNGKAAVNQVNLSIPKGAIYGFLGPNGAGKTTAIKLLLGLMKETSGSIRIFGKELKKEKQTILRNIGSLVESPSYYGNLSARENLELLQIILQTPKERIEEVLRIVRLEKDANRPVKGFSLGMKQRLGIASALLGNPELLILDEPTNGLDPSGIIEMRELIKSLPEKYGVTVLVSSHLLSEIDQMATEVGIISKGSLIFQDSIEVLRKKSVSKIRIQTNNREAAWKVLLKEGLKGNVEGDYLSFNQSTNKDVAAIVRILVQNELDVFRVEEEKRSLESIFLEMTKEAQSL, encoded by the coding sequence TTGAATCAATATGTCGTGGAAACTAATCAATTAACGAAAACATTTAATGGAAAAGCTGCGGTTAATCAAGTGAATTTATCTATTCCGAAAGGAGCAATATACGGTTTTCTTGGACCAAATGGTGCAGGTAAAACAACAGCAATCAAGCTGCTTTTAGGTTTGATGAAGGAAACATCCGGTTCCATCCGAATTTTTGGGAAAGAGTTAAAAAAGGAGAAGCAAACGATCTTGCGAAATATCGGTTCATTAGTTGAATCTCCATCTTATTATGGAAATTTATCAGCAAGAGAGAACCTGGAATTACTTCAAATCATTTTGCAAACTCCTAAAGAACGAATAGAAGAAGTTCTCAGGATTGTCCGATTAGAAAAGGATGCCAATCGGCCTGTTAAAGGATTTTCATTGGGGATGAAGCAGCGACTCGGGATTGCCTCTGCATTACTTGGTAATCCTGAACTCCTTATTTTAGATGAACCTACGAATGGATTAGATCCATCAGGAATCATTGAAATGAGGGAATTGATTAAAAGTTTACCAGAAAAATACGGTGTGACTGTGCTCGTTTCAAGCCATCTATTATCAGAAATCGATCAAATGGCCACTGAGGTTGGGATCATTTCAAAAGGATCTCTTATATTTCAGGATTCCATTGAGGTTTTGCGAAAGAAATCTGTTAGTAAAATTCGGATCCAAACGAACAACCGTGAAGCTGCTTGGAAAGTACTCCTAAAAGAAGGCTTAAAAGGGAATGTAGAGGGTGATTATCTATCATTTAATCAAAGTACAAATAAAGATGTTGCCGCAATCGTAAGGATTCTAGTCCAAAATGAATTGGATGTGTTTCGCGTGGAGGAGGAGAAACGTTCACTTGAAAGTATTTTCCTCGAAATGACGAAGGAGGCACAAAGCCTATGA
- a CDS encoding HAMP domain-containing sensor histidine kinase — protein sequence MKIRNTLQTKYLGLIVCAMLILPIAFPLASMLVYLPPLIINYNDMDVYDSEKVETEWHEKAMNIKGLTEAKTIASLKETTTNMKEATVFWVDERGTTRYISDKTAQIPDHWSSTYTVSFMKESYGGDPFTVVSFIGEEKNNGFIVLQIDREYMDYPIQQLEYYFEIIYVVVVGLLLLLFIFLSWLFFRSIRKRIVRLQTSMEIKDQRIPSKVSVGEKDEVGELEESFNKMIERLEESRLREQEEEKLRKELIANLSHDLRTPLATIRAHTYTLKNEEISSDGQKSIDIIDKKIDHLHTLIENLLSYTLLTSGKYTYKPQNTDVNRAIRLSLSAWYPIFEKEGFTVDIDLFEKTVFWKMDPNWFERILDNLFQNVVRHAKTGNYIRVFCEGNTINIIDKGPGMKSKSEHAGVGIGLSIIELMTKEMDISWSIDTSSDGTTICLTKH from the coding sequence ATGAAGATACGGAACACACTGCAAACAAAGTATTTGGGATTAATTGTTTGTGCAATGTTGATCCTTCCAATTGCGTTCCCACTCGCATCAATGCTTGTTTACCTCCCGCCACTTATCATTAATTACAATGATATGGATGTTTATGATAGTGAGAAAGTAGAAACAGAGTGGCATGAGAAAGCCATGAACATAAAAGGCCTTACTGAAGCAAAAACAATTGCTAGTTTAAAAGAAACTACCACCAACATGAAAGAAGCTACTGTATTTTGGGTAGATGAACGTGGCACTACACGGTATATATCTGACAAAACAGCACAAATACCAGACCACTGGTCATCAACTTATACAGTCTCATTTATGAAGGAAAGCTATGGTGGAGATCCTTTTACAGTTGTCTCATTCATTGGAGAAGAAAAAAACAACGGATTTATTGTTTTGCAAATAGATAGAGAGTATATGGATTACCCGATTCAACAACTGGAATATTATTTTGAAATTATATATGTAGTTGTTGTCGGATTGTTATTACTACTATTTATCTTTCTTTCCTGGCTGTTCTTTCGGTCCATTCGAAAACGGATTGTACGGCTGCAAACATCAATGGAAATTAAGGATCAACGTATCCCAAGTAAAGTATCTGTTGGAGAAAAAGACGAGGTAGGAGAGCTTGAAGAATCATTCAATAAAATGATTGAACGATTAGAGGAAAGCCGTTTGCGTGAACAAGAGGAAGAAAAGCTGCGTAAAGAGCTTATCGCGAACCTTTCCCACGACCTGCGAACACCATTAGCAACGATTAGAGCTCATACTTATACATTGAAAAATGAAGAGATCTCCTCTGACGGACAAAAATCAATTGACATCATTGATAAAAAAATCGATCATCTGCATACGTTAATTGAAAATCTTCTTTCTTATACCCTATTAACTTCGGGGAAATATACGTACAAACCGCAAAACACAGATGTAAATCGAGCTATTCGTCTGTCACTTTCTGCTTGGTATCCGATTTTTGAGAAAGAAGGATTCACAGTCGATATTGATTTGTTTGAGAAAACAGTCTTCTGGAAGATGGATCCAAACTGGTTTGAGCGAATTTTAGATAATTTATTTCAAAACGTTGTAAGACATGCGAAGACAGGTAACTATATTCGTGTTTTTTGTGAAGGAAATACGATTAATATTATAGATAAAGGACCTGGGATGAAAAGTAAGTCTGAGCATGCTGGTGTAGGAATTGGACTTTCCATTATTGAACTTATGACAAAGGAAATGGACATTAGCTGGAGCATTGACACCTCAAGTGATGGAACAACAATATGCTTAACGAAACACTAA